In the Alphaproteobacteria bacterium genome, ACGACAATTCAGGCTTTCGCCTGCGCGGACATCAGCGTGCGGATGCCGAGGGGCGCTATCGGTTTCGCACCATCGTTCCGGGCGCCTACGAGGGCCGCACGCGCCACTTCCATGTGAAGGTTGCGCCGCCTGCCGGACGGCTCTTAACGACGCAGCTCTATTTCCCGGGCGAACCGAAGAACCAGAAGGACGGCCTGTTCCGCCGCGAGCTGTTGATGCGCACCGCGAAAAACCAGGGATGGCTCGCCGGGCGCTTCGATTTCGTGCTCGATATCAAATAGTTTTCCGCATGATCTTTTCCGGAAACCGGTTCCCGCGTTTCGGGATCATGCGGTAGAACCTCCGCGCAGGCAGGGGAAAGCGAATGGCCGAAGCGCAGACAGCCCAGAGGGCATTTCAGGTTTCGTGGGATCAGTTGCATCGCGACGCGCGCGCGCTCGCATGGCGATTGTCATCGGTCGGCCATTTCGAGGCGATCGTCTGCGTCACGCGCGGCGGGCTGGTGCCGGCCGGGATCGTGGCACGCGAGCTGGAAATCCGGCTGATCGAGACGGTGTGCGTGGCGAGCTATCACGACTACCAGACGCAAGGGTCGATGAGTGTGCTCAAGGACGTCGCCGACTCGATCAAGAAAATCGGCGGCGGAGGCGGGCAGGGCGTGCTGATCGTCGATGATCTCGTCGACACCGGAAAGACCGCAAAGATCGTGCGCGACATCCTGCCGAAGGCGCACTTCGCGACCGTTTATGCCAAGCCGATGGGCCGGCCGATGGTCGATACCTTCATCACCGAGGTGTCGCAGGACACCTGGATCTATTTCCCGTGGGACACGGGCCTCGCGTTCCAGCCGCCGATCCGCAACGGTGCTTCCTGAACGGTGTCCCGCACGCGATGCAGCGCTCCTTAGCGGTGCATCGCAGATGCGGGACCGCCCGAAACTCCGCTCTGAATGTTTGGCGATCCCGGGTCTGCAGCGCACTACTGCGCATTGCGCTGCGCCCGGGACACACGAGGAGAGACAATGAAGATCAAAGCCAACGGCATCGCGATTAACTACACAGTGGACGGCGAGCGGGACGAATGGCTCGTGCTCTCGAACTCGCTCGCCACCAATCTTTCGATGTGGGACGCGCAGGCGCGCGAATTCTCAGGCTCGTTTCGCGTGCTGCGCTACGACCAGCGCGGGCACGACAAAACCGACGCGCCTCCCGGCCGCTACAGCTTCGACACGCTGATCGCTGATGCGCTCGCGCTGATGGATGCGCTGCACATCGAGCGCGCCAATTTCTGCGGGCTTTCGATGGGCGGCGCGACCGCGCTAGGGCTGGCGCAGCGCCATCCCGACCGCATCGCGCGCGCGATCGTGTGCGATTCCGGCTGCGCCTCGACGCCGCAAAGCGCCCAGCAGTGGGAGGAACGCATCGCTGCCGCGCAGGAAGGCGGCATGGAGCCGCTGGTTGAGCCGACGGTGGCGCGCTGGTTTCCGCCCGACGTCGTCGCGAAGAACCCGCACGATCTCGACACGGTGCGCGCGATGATCCGCACGACGCCGGTCAACGGCTTCATCGGATGTGCTGCGGCGCTTGCCGATCACGACTTTCGCTCCGGCGTCGCGGCGACAAAGCCGCCGGTGCTGTTTCTCGCCGGCGAGAAGGATGCGGGCGGGGCTGTGCCGACAGCGATGAAGTCTCTGAATCAGGCGCTGCCCGGCTCGCGCTATGTGGAGCTTGCCGGGGCCGGGCACATCTCCAACCTCGATGACCCGGCCGGGTTTAATCGCGCAATACGAGAGTTTCTGCGCTAACGGACGCTCAGCGCTGTCTTCACGTGCCAGCCCAGCGTGGAGAGCGTCGGCCCGACGTGATTGAGCACGCGCGGCGGGTCGTAGAGTGCGCCGGAGACGAACAGCACGAAAAGAATCATCAGCTTGGACATGGCGACCTCGATCGTACGGGGTTGAGCGAGGGAGCCCTCCTGCCCGAAGGGCTTCCCGCATGGTCAACGTCGATCGGCGAACGGTCTTGCCGGATTCTCCTCGCA is a window encoding:
- a CDS encoding alpha/beta fold hydrolase, coding for MKIKANGIAINYTVDGERDEWLVLSNSLATNLSMWDAQAREFSGSFRVLRYDQRGHDKTDAPPGRYSFDTLIADALALMDALHIERANFCGLSMGGATALGLAQRHPDRIARAIVCDSGCASTPQSAQQWEERIAAAQEGGMEPLVEPTVARWFPPDVVAKNPHDLDTVRAMIRTTPVNGFIGCAAALADHDFRSGVAATKPPVLFLAGEKDAGGAVPTAMKSLNQALPGSRYVELAGAGHISNLDDPAGFNRAIREFLR
- the gpt gene encoding xanthine phosphoribosyltransferase, with translation MAEAQTAQRAFQVSWDQLHRDARALAWRLSSVGHFEAIVCVTRGGLVPAGIVARELEIRLIETVCVASYHDYQTQGSMSVLKDVADSIKKIGGGGGQGVLIVDDLVDTGKTAKIVRDILPKAHFATVYAKPMGRPMVDTFITEVSQDTWIYFPWDTGLAFQPPIRNGAS